The genomic stretch CATAATGAGGGTAAGGTGCTGGAGCAGGAGCATGGGCGACCACTGGAACTACGGGAGCTACGACAGGGGCGTGAACAGCCACGGGCACCTTGACAGGTACAGGTACGGGCACACTGTGGTGTACCTGGTGGATGGTGGCGTAGGACGTGGCTACAGGTACGGGAGCTGGGGCCGGGGCGTAGTGGACCGGGGCAGGGGCGTAGTGCACAGGTGCAGGTACGTAGCCGGCATA from Homalodisca vitripennis isolate AUS2020 chromosome 2, UT_GWSS_2.1, whole genome shotgun sequence encodes the following:
- the LOC124356280 gene encoding cuticle protein 70, isoforms A and B-like, with protein sequence MYKLVIFSVLIAACYAGYVPAPVHYAPAPVHYAPAPAPVPVATSYATIHQVHHSVPVPVPVKVPVAVHAPVVAPVVPVVAHAPAPAPYPHYG